TTAAGAACAGGGGATAATTTCCGCTACACGGAGGATCTCCGGAGTCGGTTACGACCCGCAGGATTCTCATTTTGAATACGGAATAGAAATTCAGCAGAAATGAGCCCTTAAATTCTGTTGACAGCCGCGTTTGGGCGGTTATGATTTAATTACTTACCGCTCAATCCTCCTGCGACTCTCCTGCGGGCAAACCGAGTGGATATCCATCACTGGGATTTCCTTCGAGATATCGTTTCGCAGGGCCATCATGCAGGAATTAGATTTCCTCCTGATCTCTCCCTGCTGTCAGCAGAGCATACCCGATTGGAACATCCCGACTATGCTGGTGTTCATTTTCGGTGAAGCTTCCATCTGTTACCATTTCACTGAAAGAACCGGATTACAGAGATTCACGGAATCGTCTACCTCGACCGATTCATAGAAGTTAACGGGACCGTTAGTATGTTTGGCTTTCCTGGCTGGATTGAAGTCGTCATTATTCTGGGAATTGTTCTCCTGCTGTTTGGCAAACGTCTGCCCGGCGTGATGAATTCCCTCGGTAGAAGCATTGTCGAATTCAAAAAAGGAGCGAAGGAAGGGGAGGAATCCGATGACGATTCCTCAAAGATCTCTTCGCAGGATTCCTCCAAAGACAGCTAATCAGGCTGACGAACCGCGACTGCGCGAATCAGAGGTTGAATTCAGTTTCCAATCGCCACAAGGTGCACAGTGCTTTCCAATTTGCGGAACACCTTCTTCACCTTCATGATAATTGAGAGGTTAAAACATGTTCCAGACCATCACACACATCAATGCCGTCCCCGCCTTTCTGGGTATGCCTGGCGGTTATGAAATGATTATTGTCGGCATTATTGCCCTGCTGCTGTTTGGTAAACGATTGCCAGAAGTCGCACGCAGCCTGGGCAAGGGGATTGTCGAATTTAAAAAGGGAGTGAGTGGTATCGAGGACGAAGTCAATCAGGCTTCTTACTCACATTCTCAGCCTGAAACGCCACGCCCCAAACCGGAAGAACGTTCGGAAGAATTCACTGCTCCGAAATTCGAAGTTCCCAGTTCCGAACCCAAAGAAGAAAAATCAGAGCAGGCTTAGTAAGAAGGCTTTCTGCTCAGAACTTCCACATCCACGATCCGACCTGACGGCTTCGTCAGGTCGACTACGATCGGCTGAGGTGTCACTTGTTGAGAGATGTTGCCGGCAGCATCTCTCGCAACAACCTGCAGATAAAATTTGGAAGGATTCCCGGGGCGAACCGACCAGGTAAACCGCCCCTGGTCTTCCTGCCACTCTACAATCGGCTCCCACGGACCACTTGGCTGGGTCGAGTAATTGATGGCGATTGGCTTTTCTGCAGGGTTAGGCTCGCTGATATTCCAGGAAATCGTGACTTTATTCGCTTCCCCTCCCACTCCCTGAACCACTGGGTCCAGTTGAATCACCGGAGCCTGACGATCTACCACAACAACCACATCAGGCTTTTCGCCTGACTTGGGCAGAGCATCGGCCAACCCGGCACCACTGCGAACCCGCAGGGTAAATCCGTAAATTCCATCGTTGGGAACTTCAACCTGGAAGGGACTCTTTTTATCGGGGTCTTCACCGTATTTATACCATTTCTGGCCATTGTCTTCTGTAATATAAAGCTCGACAGCTCCCACTCCCGAAGGTCCAACCTCATCGACCTGAAAACCGATCTGGAACTGAGTCCCGTTCAATACCTGTTTCCGATCAGCCGACCAGTTTTGAGCAGGCATCGGATACCGGTTTTTCGCATAGGCAGGCCGTTTTTCGGGATCGTCGGCAACATACTGTCCTTTGACCGAATCCTGGATGGGAGCTCCCGCTGGAGGAGCGGGATCAAATTGTCCCTCTCGGGGAAAGACCCCGGGCATCTGACGATTCGCCAGCGGAGTAGATGGTTCTAATGCACCAGGCTGTTCCGGCTGACCGGGTTGCTTCAGACTGGAATAGGGGGCCGGTGAACCCGGATCGTTCTGTGTTAAACTCTGTTCGGGACGAGCCCCCTGTGCGATCGGCTGATTGAAATCTGGCAGATCCTGCTTCGGCTTGGGTAATGTGCGGCTGGCTGCAGCCACGACGCGAATTTGTTTCTGGCTGCTCCCCACATTATTCGCCCGGTCTTTGATCATGCCTCGTACCGAGACAACGCCCCCCTGGGAAATTGACCAGGTCGTCTGACCTCGGCTGTTAGGGGCAACAATCACACGCTGCCAATCCTGGCTCCCATTCTGAGCATATTCCAGAACCAGTTTAGTGGGGTCCAGATATTTGTCCTCAGCGTTCCAGATCAGCTGAACTTTTCCCGGAGAAACCTGTTTCAGATCCAGATCGAGCTGGGGTGGGGTGGTATCGATGACCACACGCAGACCAGGTTCGAAAACGCGCCCCGAGGGGTGCAGTTGATTATTGGCATCAAGCGTCCGGACCGAGAACCAGTATTCCCCATCCTGGGTCGCCGTGAAAGGAAATTTCCGCGTCGAAGGAGATACCGATTGCTGATGATTCCAGCTGACTCCGCGATCGGTCGAGACATAGAGGCGAATCTCCCGGGCCCCCAGACGATCAATTTCTGCCTGATCGTAGTGGTAAGGAATCCGGAACTGTGTTTTACTGGTAAAGACAGGTGATGCCGTCGCTGCAGAAACAGAAGTTGCAGCGCCACTCCAGATACAGCAACTGATTACCAGTAGTGAAAATAGTCTCATGCCAATGCACCTCCATGGCTGGATGACAATAGAATCAGGCCATCCTGCCCTGGAGCCCCTCCTGCGATTATGGTAACTGACCCAACAGCCAAGACGTACGGGGATACTAGTGATGGATCAGATCCTGACATGACAAGCAGCCTGAAATGGGCCATACGCTCGCCTGGCGTCGCTTGAACCGTCAATTCAGGATTGACGGACCACTAGTAGACCGAATGCCGACTATCGGAAAATATCGTCCATTCGGATCTTACGACTTGAGACGATCTTTCGGGTTGAAACAGTCGTACCAGTACTGCTTCAACCCGTCAGACTTATATGACCAGACTGGCCAGTTATTTATAAAGCCTTGTTGAATCAGGCTTTGCGAAGCTCAGCAATTTTGGCCATGTATTCAGCGGTCAACTTCTGGATTCCCTCCAGATCGCCATCAGCGACCATCTGCTTCGTCACCAGCGAACTGCCCAGACCGACGGCACAGGCACCTGCTTTCATATAGGCAGGCAGCGTTTCCAGATCGACTCCGCCTGTTGGCATGAGCGGGATCTGGGGCAGGGGACCGTGCAGGGCTTTGAGATATTCGGGCCCCCCCACAAAAGCGGGGAAGACCTTAATGATGTCCGCCCCAGATTCCCAGGCAGTGAGCACCTCGGTGGGTGTAAACGCGCCCGTCATGATCAGTTTATCATAACGGTTACAGAGCTCGATCACGTCTGGATTCACAGTCGGAGTCACAATAAATTCCGCCCCGGCCAGAATCGCAGCCCGCGCTGATTCCGGGTCGAGAACAGTCCCGGCCCCCAACAGGATCTTGTCGCCGATCTCACGTTTCACCTGAGCCAGAATATCCAGAACATTAGGGACGGTAAATGTGACTTCAATCACATCCAGGCCCCCAGCATAGATGGCTTTGGAAACATCAACCAGTAATTCACTGGAGGGAGCGCGAATAATCGCCACCGCACCACGATCCATAACCTGTGAGAAATCCGCGTGACGACTCATCTGCTGTTACCCCTGTTTCTCTGATATTTTGATCAAGCTGATAAGAATAGAATTCAGTTATTACGACTGAAAAGAGAACTGTTCGGCAAATTCCAGGATCCACAAGTCCATGAGATCCTGA
This genomic stretch from Gimesia sp. harbors:
- a CDS encoding twin-arginine translocase TatA/TatE family subunit, encoding MFQTITHINAVPAFLGMPGGYEMIIVGIIALLLFGKRLPEVARSLGKGIVEFKKGVSGIEDEVNQASYSHSQPETPRPKPEERSEEFTAPKFEVPSSEPKEEKSEQA
- a CDS encoding bifunctional 4-hydroxy-2-oxoglutarate aldolase/2-dehydro-3-deoxy-phosphogluconate aldolase, giving the protein MSRHADFSQVMDRGAVAIIRAPSSELLVDVSKAIYAGGLDVIEVTFTVPNVLDILAQVKREIGDKILLGAGTVLDPESARAAILAGAEFIVTPTVNPDVIELCNRYDKLIMTGAFTPTEVLTAWESGADIIKVFPAFVGGPEYLKALHGPLPQIPLMPTGGVDLETLPAYMKAGACAVGLGSSLVTKQMVADGDLEGIQKLTAEYMAKIAELRKA
- a CDS encoding twin-arginine translocase TatA/TatE family subunit, with translation MFGFPGWIEVVIILGIVLLLFGKRLPGVMNSLGRSIVEFKKGAKEGEESDDDSSKISSQDSSKDS